From a region of the Rhinopithecus roxellana isolate Shanxi Qingling chromosome 8, ASM756505v1, whole genome shotgun sequence genome:
- the TSHB gene encoding thyrotropin subunit beta, whose protein sequence is MTAVFLMSMLFGLACGQAMSFCIPTEYTMHIERRECAYCLTINTTICAGYCMTRDISGKLLLPKYALSQDVCTYRDFIYRTVEIPGCPLHVAPYFSYPVALSCKCGKCNTDYSDCIHEAIKTNYCTKPQKSYLVGFSV, encoded by the exons ATGACTGCTGTCTTTCTGATGTCCATGCTTTTTGGCCTTGCATGTGGGCAAGCGATGTCTTTTTGTATTCCCACTGAGTATACAATGCACATCGAAAGGAGAGAGTGTGCTTATTGCCTAACCATCAACACCACCATCTGTGCTGGATATTGTATGACACGG GATATCagtggcaaactgcttcttcccAAATATGCTCTGTCCCAGGATGTTTGCACATATAGAGACTTCATCTACAGGACTGTAGAAATACCAGGATGCCCACTCCATGTCGCTCCCTATTTTTCCTATCCTGTTGCTTTAAGTTGTAAGTGTGGCAAGTGCAATACTGACTATAGTGACTGTATACATGAGGCCATCAAGACAAACTACTGTACCAAACCTCAGAAGTCTTATCTGGTAGGATTTTCTGTCTAA